In Chitinophaga nivalis, a single genomic region encodes these proteins:
- a CDS encoding TonB-dependent receptor has product MKLTVALLIAATLQVSARTYAQGITLREKQTPIPVIFKKIWTQTGYDFVYDQALLNTTRPVDINLQNATLEEALTACFANQELTYTVKDKIVLVKQRAATHPGTSQASREVRGKVTDEQGTPLPGASIKVKGSNQATTTNNTGDFVLPDVAPDAVLVISFVGYLPREINAAGNLGVIRLQINNAKLDEIVVIAYGTQKKQSVVGAIAAVTGEQLAKQQVVSVTQGLQGLAAGVTVVNSSGQPGSAPEIRIRGIGSINASSSPLLVVDGIPYDGNINTINPNDVESMNVLKDASAAALYGSRAANGVILISTRKGRGGKDPAITVYGSYGLSSRATKEYAFVSSEDYMKLAWEAQKNYAISQNIANPGKYASDNLITGVNTFGLKYNPYNVANPIDENGNLKSGATLLWDTDWEKEIRNPAIRRKNVGVNVSGGSDKYKYYISADYLDQDGVVRNSNYKRITTRFNGDAYLKKWLKVGVNTTIASSNENNPTQSGPTYNNAVQFPRLVSSIYPLYRRNDAGEIVLDNKQQPIYDFGYPVPGNTINHSRPVSAAGNMNVVSLLQRDKTTGQGLQTSLNAYGEITFTDYLKFKSNIGVDRFNTNTLLYANPTVGDAVPVGGRVRKDANFTSSWTWNNMLSFQKTFGLHNIGAMASAEAYDLNIKTTAVGNTGFPVSGLEEVSAGASKETSESATSRNRIESYLGRITYSYNDKYFFEGTLRTDGSTRWSNKKRWGVFYAVGGSWVLSNEDFMKHQSVFDLVKLRASYGELGNQALPEYFPYITAYGTGYNDLSYPGIYNSLLGNPNLSWEKLGTYNIGVDLSFANNRIDLSLEYYNKNTFDLIFTRPFPTSTGITGITDNIGKLRNSGIEITINSRNMVKGDFKWSTSFNLTTLKNRITALPQAAIISGNKRLEVGNSYAAFWIYEWAGVNPDNGKPQWYADDPKNPGGTVIVNQLAAIPASGSNPGSPAARRSYQGSALPTITGGLSNSFSYKQFDLSFLLNYAFGGKILDADYIRLMHGFSRLGSSLSTDILDRWQKPGDVTDVPKLGFGQNDWENASTRNLFSGDYIRLRNITLGYTLPAHVTGYTNQVIKSCRIFLQADNIFTWSRTKKGTDPEQNIDGTTRNSSSVFKTFSVGVNVGL; this is encoded by the coding sequence ATGAAACTAACTGTTGCTTTACTGATCGCTGCCACCTTACAGGTGAGCGCCCGTACTTATGCCCAGGGAATCACCCTGCGGGAGAAACAAACACCGATACCGGTCATCTTTAAAAAGATATGGACACAGACAGGCTACGATTTCGTATATGACCAGGCGTTATTAAATACCACCAGACCGGTAGATATCAATCTGCAAAATGCGACACTGGAAGAAGCCCTGACCGCCTGTTTTGCCAACCAGGAACTGACCTATACGGTGAAAGATAAAATTGTACTGGTAAAACAGCGCGCGGCCACCCATCCGGGTACCAGCCAGGCTTCCCGTGAAGTAAGAGGGAAAGTCACCGATGAACAGGGCACTCCCCTCCCCGGTGCTTCCATTAAAGTAAAAGGCAGTAACCAGGCTACCACGACCAACAATACCGGCGATTTTGTATTACCGGATGTAGCGCCCGATGCCGTACTGGTGATCTCCTTCGTGGGCTATCTGCCCCGGGAAATCAATGCTGCCGGCAACCTGGGCGTGATCCGGCTGCAGATCAATAATGCGAAGCTGGATGAAATTGTGGTCATCGCTTATGGTACCCAGAAAAAACAAAGCGTGGTAGGCGCCATTGCCGCCGTAACCGGTGAACAGCTGGCCAAACAACAGGTTGTCAGCGTTACCCAGGGGTTACAGGGCCTGGCAGCGGGTGTTACCGTTGTCAATTCTTCCGGACAACCCGGTAGTGCACCGGAGATCCGTATCCGTGGTATTGGTTCCATCAACGCCTCCTCCTCTCCGTTACTGGTCGTAGATGGTATTCCCTATGATGGCAACATCAATACCATCAACCCCAACGACGTGGAATCCATGAATGTGCTGAAAGACGCCAGCGCGGCCGCCTTATACGGTTCCCGTGCTGCCAACGGCGTTATCCTCATCTCCACCCGGAAAGGTCGTGGCGGCAAAGATCCGGCCATTACCGTGTATGGCAGCTATGGGCTTTCTTCCCGCGCTACCAAAGAATATGCGTTCGTATCTTCCGAAGACTATATGAAACTGGCCTGGGAAGCACAAAAGAACTATGCGATCTCCCAGAATATTGCCAACCCGGGTAAATATGCCTCCGATAACCTGATCACCGGCGTAAACACGTTCGGATTAAAATACAATCCCTACAACGTCGCCAATCCCATCGATGAAAACGGTAACCTGAAATCCGGCGCTACCCTGCTGTGGGATACCGATTGGGAAAAAGAAATCCGGAACCCGGCCATCCGCCGCAAAAATGTAGGCGTCAATGTATCCGGCGGCAGCGACAAATACAAATACTATATTTCTGCAGACTATCTCGATCAGGATGGGGTGGTACGGAACTCCAACTACAAACGTATCACCACCCGCTTTAACGGCGACGCCTATCTGAAAAAATGGTTGAAAGTCGGTGTCAATACCACCATTGCCTCCAGCAATGAAAACAACCCGACGCAGTCTGGCCCTACCTATAACAATGCGGTACAGTTCCCGCGGCTGGTGTCGTCCATCTATCCGTTATACCGGCGCAACGATGCCGGTGAAATTGTACTGGACAACAAACAGCAACCCATATACGATTTCGGATATCCCGTACCAGGCAATACCATCAACCATAGCCGGCCCGTTTCTGCCGCCGGTAATATGAACGTGGTATCCCTGCTGCAACGCGATAAAACCACCGGCCAGGGCTTACAAACATCCCTGAATGCCTATGGTGAAATCACCTTCACCGATTACCTGAAATTCAAATCCAATATCGGGGTAGACCGCTTCAACACCAACACCCTGCTGTATGCCAACCCTACTGTCGGCGATGCCGTTCCGGTAGGTGGCCGCGTACGTAAAGATGCGAACTTCACCAGCTCCTGGACCTGGAACAACATGTTGTCTTTCCAGAAAACTTTCGGCCTGCACAACATCGGCGCAATGGCCAGTGCGGAAGCCTATGACCTGAATATCAAAACCACTGCCGTAGGCAACACCGGCTTTCCAGTATCCGGCCTGGAAGAAGTAAGTGCCGGCGCCTCCAAGGAAACCTCCGAATCTGCTACCAGCAGAAACAGGATAGAAAGTTACCTGGGCCGTATTACCTATAGCTACAACGATAAATACTTCTTTGAAGGAACCCTCCGTACAGATGGTTCTACCAGATGGAGCAACAAAAAAAGATGGGGCGTATTTTATGCCGTGGGTGGTTCCTGGGTATTGTCTAATGAAGACTTCATGAAACACCAGTCTGTTTTTGACCTGGTGAAACTACGCGCTTCCTACGGAGAGCTGGGCAACCAGGCACTCCCGGAATACTTCCCCTACATCACCGCTTATGGTACTGGTTATAATGATCTCAGCTATCCGGGTATCTACAACAGCCTGCTGGGGAATCCCAATCTCAGCTGGGAAAAACTCGGTACCTATAATATCGGAGTGGACCTCTCCTTTGCCAACAACCGGATTGATCTCTCCCTCGAATACTACAACAAAAATACATTTGACCTGATATTCACCCGGCCTTTCCCTACTTCCACAGGCATCACCGGTATTACCGACAATATCGGCAAGCTGCGCAACAGTGGTATAGAAATTACCATTAACAGCCGGAATATGGTGAAAGGAGATTTCAAATGGTCGACTTCCTTTAACCTCACTACCTTGAAAAACCGCATCACGGCGCTGCCACAGGCTGCCATCATTTCCGGCAACAAACGCCTGGAAGTAGGCAACAGCTACGCTGCCTTCTGGATCTACGAGTGGGCAGGCGTAAACCCGGACAATGGTAAACCACAATGGTATGCCGATGATCCGAAAAATCCGGGCGGCACCGTGATTGTTAATCAGCTGGCGGCCATACCTGCTTCCGGCAGTAATCCGGGTTCTCCCGCTGCCAGAAGATCTTATCAGGGTAGTGCGCTGCCAACGATTACCGGCGGTTTAAGCAATAGTTTCAGCTACAAGCAGTTTGATCTTTCTTTCCTGCTGAACTATGCCTTTGGTGGTAAAATTCTGGATGCAGACTACATCCGCCTGATGCACGGCTTCTCCAGACTGGGTAGCTCCCTCAGCACCGACATCCTGGATCGCTGGCAAAAACCAGGCGATGTAACAGACGTACCCAAACTGGGCTTTGGTCAGAACGACTGGGAAAACGCTTCTACCCGGAACCTGTTCAGCGGGGATTATATCCGCCTGCGGAATATCACCCTCGGCTATACGCTGCCGGCTCACGTAACCGGTTATACGAACCAGGTGATTAAATCCTGCCGCATCTTCCTGCAGGCAGATAATATCTTCACCTGGTCCCGTACGAAAAAAGGAACAGATCCGGAACAGAACATAGACGGTACTACCAGAAACAGTTCTTCCGTATTCAAAACATTCAGTGTAGGCGTAAACGTTGGTTTATAA
- a CDS encoding FecR family protein, whose product MQKRDAQTLLTKYRAGECTEEELLLLRNWFHQLPEAADTGLSEAELDSIDRDMWQTIQLRKDKTRKAWPWPRVAAAAAMFLFASGGILLYLNRTAAPPAAGTRQVAATPIMPGGKRAFLILENGTRISLTDAANGEIARQAGVQITKKADGQLVYHILPSDNKGSAITYHTITTPRGGQYQVNLPDGSTVWLNAASSLRFPTRFAGRERKVELTGEASFDVSRNPDAPFLVASDKQVITVLGTLFNVNAYPEMKNITTTLLTGSVKISLVKTGATTILQPGQQAIADETVRLTTVDAAEAFSWKTGYLVFGNEDFKTVMNRIARWYDMEIVYKTTPPDLQLGGRISLYKDLSVVLSAMEATGKVHFTIAGRTIIVTA is encoded by the coding sequence ATGCAAAAAAGAGATGCGCAAACATTACTGACCAAATACAGAGCGGGCGAATGTACCGAAGAAGAGCTGCTGTTGTTGCGCAACTGGTTTCACCAGTTACCGGAAGCCGCTGATACCGGTTTGTCTGAAGCCGAACTGGATAGTATCGACCGGGACATGTGGCAGACCATCCAGCTGCGCAAAGACAAAACCAGGAAGGCATGGCCATGGCCACGCGTGGCGGCCGCAGCAGCAATGTTCCTGTTTGCGTCCGGAGGTATCCTGTTGTACCTTAATCGTACCGCGGCTCCACCAGCTGCCGGTACCCGACAGGTAGCTGCTACACCCATTATGCCCGGTGGCAAACGGGCTTTCCTGATATTGGAAAATGGCACCCGTATTTCGCTCACGGATGCCGCCAACGGAGAAATTGCCCGTCAGGCCGGCGTACAAATCACCAAAAAAGCCGATGGCCAGCTGGTATATCATATCCTGCCTTCCGATAATAAAGGCAGTGCCATCACTTACCATACCATTACCACGCCCCGCGGCGGCCAATACCAGGTGAACCTGCCGGATGGCAGCACAGTATGGCTGAATGCGGCCTCCTCGCTGCGTTTCCCCACCCGGTTCGCCGGCAGGGAGCGGAAAGTGGAACTCACCGGAGAAGCCAGCTTTGATGTCAGCAGAAATCCGGATGCACCCTTCCTGGTAGCTTCGGACAAACAAGTTATCACCGTTCTGGGCACACTGTTTAACGTGAACGCCTATCCGGAGATGAAAAACATCACCACCACCCTGCTGACCGGCAGTGTTAAAATCAGTCTCGTAAAAACCGGCGCCACCACCATCTTACAGCCGGGGCAACAAGCCATCGCAGATGAAACGGTAAGACTGACCACGGTAGATGCAGCGGAAGCCTTTTCATGGAAAACCGGCTATCTCGTATTCGGCAACGAAGACTTTAAAACGGTCATGAACCGCATTGCCAGATGGTACGATATGGAAATCGTGTACAAGACTACGCCACCCGATTTACAGCTCGGCGGCCGTATCTCTTTATACAAAGACCTGTCCGTAGTACTGTCGGCCATGGAAGCTACCGGCAAGGTACATTTTACCATCGCAGGCAGAACAATTATAGTAACAGCATAA
- a CDS encoding RNA polymerase sigma factor — protein sequence MTDYTVLSDPELATLLAADSELAFAEIYRRYSRLLFGYACKKLQDPEEAKDIVQEIFVQLWNKRNTYSMQTSLAGYLYRSVRNRALDLFAHKKVADQYLTSLQHFLDQDNILTDHLVREKEITLLIEKEIAALPPKMREVFELSRKAHLSHREIADRLHISEQTVTKQVKKALKLLKVRLGVLLYLIWQLHS from the coding sequence ATGACAGACTATACCGTGCTTAGTGATCCTGAATTGGCAACACTGCTGGCAGCAGACAGTGAACTGGCTTTTGCGGAGATCTATCGCCGTTATAGCCGCCTGCTGTTTGGGTATGCCTGCAAAAAGCTGCAGGACCCCGAAGAGGCCAAAGATATTGTACAGGAAATTTTTGTACAGCTGTGGAACAAGCGTAATACCTACTCCATGCAAACTTCGCTGGCAGGCTATCTGTACCGGTCTGTACGCAACAGGGCGCTGGATCTCTTTGCCCATAAAAAGGTGGCCGACCAGTACCTCACTTCCCTGCAACACTTCCTGGATCAGGATAATATCCTCACCGACCACCTGGTACGGGAAAAAGAAATTACCCTGCTCATAGAAAAAGAAATCGCTGCCCTGCCGCCCAAAATGCGGGAAGTATTTGAATTAAGCAGAAAGGCACATCTAAGCCACCGCGAGATTGCCGACCGGCTGCACATCTCCGAACAAACCGTCACCAAACAGGTGAAGAAAGCACTGAAACTCCTGAAAGTCAGACTGGGTGTACTCCTTTACCTGATCTGGCAACTGCATTCCTGA
- a CDS encoding YccF domain-containing protein — MNLIGNVIWLIFGGFFAFLGYMVSGLLMCLTIIGIPFGLQCFKIGLFTLMPFGSQVRDVPGPTGCLATIFNIIWIFTGGLWVALNHLFWGFMLAITIIGIPFARQHFKLMSLTFAPFGKEIY, encoded by the coding sequence ATGAATCTAATCGGTAATGTTATCTGGCTCATCTTCGGCGGTTTCTTCGCCTTTCTCGGATATATGGTGAGCGGGTTGTTGATGTGTCTTACTATTATAGGCATTCCTTTCGGATTGCAGTGTTTTAAAATTGGTCTCTTTACGTTGATGCCTTTTGGCAGCCAGGTGCGGGATGTACCTGGGCCTACCGGTTGTCTGGCAACCATTTTCAATATCATCTGGATATTTACCGGCGGCCTCTGGGTAGCACTGAATCATTTATTCTGGGGGTTCATGCTGGCCATTACTATTATTGGTATTCCCTTTGCCCGGCAGCATTTCAAGCTGATGAGCCTCACTTTTGCTCCTTTCGGAAAAGAAATATACTAA
- a CDS encoding helix-turn-helix domain-containing protein → MKRKNIPVNQMDKQLSGFQIRQLQEFQQTVEQPSDGEHRDDHYVFVLVTHGKLDLFVDFREISLSARTLLLLLPGQIHKVLSYHKSQGYVISFDHLLVKEHCSNMLEQLSDESLEIKLKKEEEDTLTNFCLSLFQAFGNEKAIPFTQQVLHALLEAFIYRAMGIYTQRATAGIQHPARAVQLVRAFKKLVRQHFKTIKRPSQYASMLNISPSYLNDTVKNLTGHTLTFWIKQESILEARRLLYYTNLSIKEIAGTLAFDDPKYFLRLFRQATGQTPGAFRSKMTGK, encoded by the coding sequence ATGAAACGTAAAAATATTCCTGTCAATCAGATGGATAAACAGCTGTCGGGCTTCCAGATCCGGCAGCTGCAGGAATTCCAGCAAACAGTTGAACAACCATCCGATGGCGAACATCGCGATGATCATTATGTATTTGTATTGGTAACACACGGTAAACTGGACCTGTTTGTCGACTTCCGGGAAATATCCCTGTCGGCCAGAACCCTGCTCCTGCTGCTACCCGGACAGATTCACAAAGTCCTTTCCTATCATAAAAGCCAGGGGTATGTGATCTCTTTCGATCACCTGCTCGTCAAAGAACATTGCAGCAATATGCTGGAACAATTGTCTGATGAATCGCTGGAAATAAAATTGAAAAAAGAAGAGGAAGATACGCTGACAAACTTTTGTCTGTCGCTCTTTCAGGCATTCGGCAACGAAAAGGCCATCCCTTTCACCCAACAGGTATTGCATGCCTTGCTGGAAGCATTCATCTACCGGGCCATGGGTATTTACACCCAAAGGGCAACAGCCGGCATACAACATCCGGCACGGGCCGTACAGCTGGTACGGGCATTCAAAAAACTGGTCAGGCAGCACTTCAAAACCATCAAACGTCCGTCACAGTATGCGTCTATGCTGAATATTTCTCCTTCCTATCTGAATGATACGGTGAAAAATCTCACGGGGCACACGCTCACTTTCTGGATTAAACAGGAATCAATACTGGAAGCCAGGCGGTTGTTGTATTACACCAATCTTAGCATCAAGGAAATTGCAGGCACACTTGCTTTTGACGATCCTAAATATTTTCTGCGGCTCTTCCGGCAGGCAACCGGACAAACACCTGGCGCCTTCCGGAGTAAGATGACGGGGAAATAA
- a CDS encoding HlyD family secretion protein has translation METKTKKTNQKITLLLSVLLLAGTVLGIREYNYYRHHEDTDDAQIDGDISPVVARIGGYVDSILFEENTRVTAGQALVVLDDRDYTVKLEQALAAQKGASQTLGISQAGIQATRAFSSRYKAEAEAARVKLWQATQDYERYQHLVKAGAITRQQYEHAKAAKDAAQAAYLASQEQYLATMEQMKSAQSQLAVTHTGIDQQQAAVDFARLQLTYTRMMAPATGLVSKKFIQQGQLVQAGQQLFSVVHDNSLYVTANFKETQLEHLRPGQPVTIKVDAFPGKPLQGTVYNYAPGTGARFALLPPDNATGNFVKVVQRVPVKIRITDYHQLQSLLCPGMSVKVSVTTTTAL, from the coding sequence ATGGAAACAAAGACAAAGAAAACGAATCAGAAAATCACCCTCCTGTTATCAGTATTGCTACTGGCAGGTACCGTATTAGGTATCAGGGAATACAACTATTACCGCCATCATGAAGATACCGATGATGCCCAGATAGATGGTGATATCAGCCCGGTAGTAGCCCGGATTGGCGGCTATGTGGATAGTATCCTCTTTGAAGAAAATACCCGGGTAACTGCAGGACAGGCACTGGTAGTACTGGACGACCGCGACTATACCGTAAAGCTGGAACAGGCCCTGGCAGCACAGAAAGGAGCGAGCCAGACGTTAGGCATTTCACAGGCAGGTATCCAGGCTACCCGTGCTTTTTCCTCCCGATACAAAGCAGAAGCCGAAGCGGCCCGGGTAAAGCTGTGGCAGGCAACGCAGGACTATGAACGGTATCAGCACCTGGTGAAAGCAGGCGCCATCACCCGCCAGCAATATGAACATGCCAAAGCAGCTAAAGACGCAGCCCAGGCAGCATACCTGGCTTCACAGGAGCAATACCTGGCCACCATGGAACAAATGAAAAGCGCACAGTCACAGCTGGCAGTAACCCACACCGGCATCGATCAGCAACAGGCAGCAGTAGATTTTGCACGGCTGCAACTCACCTATACCCGTATGATGGCGCCGGCGACAGGACTGGTTTCCAAAAAATTTATCCAACAAGGACAGCTGGTACAGGCCGGGCAGCAACTTTTTTCTGTGGTGCACGACAACAGTTTATATGTTACCGCCAACTTCAAAGAAACACAACTGGAACACCTCCGGCCCGGACAACCGGTGACCATCAAAGTAGATGCCTTCCCCGGAAAACCCTTGCAGGGAACGGTATACAACTATGCACCGGGTACCGGCGCCCGGTTTGCTTTATTGCCTCCGGACAACGCCACCGGCAATTTTGTGAAGGTTGTACAACGGGTACCAGTGAAAATCAGGATCACCGATTATCACCAGCTGCAATCCCTGTTATGCCCTGGTATGAGTGTGAAGGTATCTGTTACAACGACCACAGCACTTTAA
- a CDS encoding TolC family protein: MKTIRSTARLTVAGILIYVLLGSGKLLAQTMPLSLPAAVKMGLTNSKELKLSRGQLEAAMARYNQARDAALPTAKASYGFTHAEIPAHRLNMGEQAMLLPDRADSYMGTLSLYTTLFNGNQLRFARKSAALLADIARLDIAGNENEIVYAIISTYYELYKVIQLRQIADKNEAALVLQLQQANRFFEQGLVTKNDVLRFELQLSDIRIQAVTLENNRQIIQYNLAVLLGIAPETACSPAPPDTTTPAADSLDHYLQLAWQHHSGLQQSTLQQEAAQLQLKSIRAAQLPALKAGADLYYVNAVSNFIPASGQYITPITVGVKVTWDMGTLWTTRNKAAGAAVQLRQTHTQQLLQQDYISREVHAAFRNYHLMQEKVQLLQPTIRQAIENDNMMEVKYQHNIIAAIDRIDAQVQRFRAQINYELAVTEAALAYYTLLKSTGTLTHNF, from the coding sequence ATGAAAACAATAAGAAGCACCGCCCGGCTAACAGTGGCCGGGATCCTGATCTATGTCCTGCTGGGCAGTGGTAAGCTGCTGGCACAGACCATGCCGCTGTCATTGCCGGCAGCCGTGAAAATGGGGCTGACCAACAGCAAGGAATTAAAACTGTCACGCGGCCAGCTCGAAGCAGCGATGGCCCGGTATAACCAGGCCAGGGATGCCGCCCTCCCTACCGCTAAAGCGAGTTATGGTTTTACGCATGCGGAAATTCCCGCACACCGGCTGAACATGGGCGAACAAGCTATGCTGCTGCCCGACCGGGCCGACAGCTATATGGGTACCCTTTCCCTGTATACCACCCTTTTTAATGGCAACCAGCTGCGGTTTGCCCGGAAGTCAGCAGCACTGCTGGCCGACATCGCCCGGCTGGATATCGCCGGTAATGAAAATGAAATAGTATATGCCATCATCAGTACCTACTATGAGTTGTATAAGGTCATACAGCTCCGGCAGATAGCAGATAAAAACGAGGCTGCACTGGTGTTGCAGCTGCAACAGGCCAACCGCTTTTTTGAACAGGGACTCGTTACGAAGAATGATGTGCTGCGTTTTGAACTGCAGTTATCAGATATCCGGATACAGGCAGTCACCCTGGAAAACAATCGCCAAATCATTCAATACAACCTGGCGGTATTGCTGGGTATAGCACCGGAAACAGCCTGCTCGCCGGCCCCTCCGGACACCACCACGCCTGCTGCCGACAGCCTGGATCATTACCTGCAGCTTGCCTGGCAGCACCATAGTGGATTACAGCAATCGACCCTGCAGCAGGAAGCCGCACAGCTCCAGCTGAAAAGCATCCGGGCAGCACAGTTGCCTGCCCTCAAAGCGGGTGCCGACCTGTATTACGTGAATGCTGTCAGCAACTTCATTCCGGCATCCGGACAATATATCACGCCCATCACGGTAGGCGTGAAGGTCACCTGGGATATGGGCACTCTGTGGACTACCCGCAATAAGGCGGCCGGCGCCGCGGTACAACTCCGGCAAACCCATACACAGCAATTATTACAGCAGGATTATATCAGCCGGGAAGTACATGCAGCTTTCCGCAACTATCATCTGATGCAGGAAAAAGTACAGCTGCTGCAACCCACCATCCGCCAGGCGATCGAAAATGATAACATGATGGAGGTAAAATACCAGCACAATATAATAGCTGCGATTGACCGCATAGATGCACAGGTACAGCGGTTCCGCGCACAGATCAACTATGAGCTGGCTGTCACGGAAGCGGCACTGGCCTACTATACTTTATTGAAATCAACCGGTACACTGACCCATAACTTTTAA